One stretch of Nicotiana tabacum cultivar K326 chromosome 18, ASM71507v2, whole genome shotgun sequence DNA includes these proteins:
- the LOC107770948 gene encoding peroxidase 16-like: MENQRKSLLFPLVIVLFFLLNATAFAQLRSDFYKNTCPNVESLVRAAVRQKFQQTFVTAPATLRLFFHDCFVRGCDASMLLSSPNRKAEKDHPDNLSLAGDGFDTVVKAKAAVDKDSKCRNKVSCADILALATREVVSMTGGPFYQVELGRRDGRVSTLAGVQHQLPGEGFNLDQLNTMFARHGLSQTDMIALSGAHTLGFSHCSKFSKRLYNFSPKSRVDPTLNRQYAAQLRQMCPIRVDPRIAINMDPTTPNTFDNAYFKNLQQGKGLFVSDQILFTDPRSRNTVNFFASNNDAFKQAFATAMIKLGRVGVLTGNQGEIRFDCTRQN; the protein is encoded by the exons ATGGAGAATCAAAGAAAAAGTTTGCTGTTTCCTTTGGTTATTGTTCTCTTCTTCTTGCTGAATGCTACTGCTTTTGCTCAGTTAAGAAGTGATTTCTACAAAAACACATGCCCAAATGTTGAGTCTCTGGTTCGTGCTGCGGTTAGACAGAAATTTCAGCAGACTTTTGTTACTGCTCCAGCAACTCTCCGACTCTTCTTCCATGATTGCTTTGTCCGT GGGTGTGATGCTTCAATGCTATTGTCGTCACCAAATAGAAAAGCAGAAAAGGACCATCCAGATAATCTTTCATTAGCAGGTGATGGATTTGACACTGTTGTCAAAGCCAAAGCAGCTGTGGACAAGGATTCCAAATGCCGTAACAAAGTCTCATGTGCTGATATTTTGGCTTTGGCCACTAGAGAAGTCGTTTCTATG ACTGGAGGCCCATTTTACCAAGTGGAATTGGGCCGTCGTGATGGGAGAGTTTCTACATTAGCAGGAGTCCAACATCAACTTCCAGGGGAGGGATTCAACCTAGACCAGCTCAATACCATGTTTGCCAGACATGGCCTTAGCCAGACTGATATGATTGCATTGTCAG GTGCACATACCCTTGGTTTCTCCCATTGCAGTAAATTCTCCAAGAGACTCTACAATTTCAGCCCAAAAAGCAGAGTTGACCCGACCCTAAACCGACAATACGCCGCACAACTCAGGCAAATGTGCCCAATACGGGTTGACCCGAGAATTGCCATTAACATGGATCCAACAACACCAAATACCTTTGACAACGCTTACTTCAAAAATCTTCAACAAGGAAAAGGTCTTTTTGTCTCTGATCAGATTCTGTTCACTGATCCAAGATCAAGAAATACTGTCAACTTTTTTGCTTCTAACAATGATGCTTTTAAACAAGCTTTTGCTACTGCCATGATAAAGTTGGGTCGGGTCGGAGTTTTGACCGGTAACCAGGGTGAGATCCGATTCGACTGCACTAGACAAAATTAG